One Anas platyrhynchos isolate ZD024472 breed Pekin duck chromosome 10, IASCAAS_PekinDuck_T2T, whole genome shotgun sequence genomic window carries:
- the LOC119717861 gene encoding uncharacterized protein isoform X2, with amino-acid sequence MEKAISGCFFQQMYSSLTSISMERDHMKDLRRYLVLKYIQYLVLSSSNAASTLLGLLGSLYVTIILQSAKVSSKSTAVLIASLAKADILVSVSVAAEMVAWTFDVAISSPAFASALLQNLLTANAHISALLLSCVALEAYLITFFPTESRHLRTVKNARRTSRIIWLLVAAECILFQMDDLLKAGSTPAPICSPLVFYFSIRAAALLRSLSYFLGILLRIVNVYFYYKIFFSMSNRSTLKTK; translated from the exons ATGGAGAAAGCTATTTCTGGCTGCTTTTTCCAGCAAAT GTATTCTTCCCTGACTAGTATTTCTATGGAGAGAGACCACATGAAAGATCTCAGAAGATACCTGGTACTTAAATATATCCAATACCTTGTCCTGTCTTCTTCAAACGCTGCCAGCACCCTTCTGGGCTTGCTGGGCAGCTTGTACGTGACAATCATCCTGCAGTCTGCAAAGGTTTCGTCCAAGTCCACCGCAGTTCTCATCGCGAGTCTAGCAAAAGCAGACATCCTGGTTTCTGTTAGCGTTGCTGCTGAGATGGTCGCGTGGACCTTTGATGTTGCTATCTCATCTCCAGCATTCGCCTCGGCCCTGCTGCAGAACCTGCTCACTGCAAACGCACACATCAGCgccttgctgctgagctgcGTTGCCCTCGAGGCTTACTTGATCACCTTCTTCCCCACAGAGTCTCGCCACCTGCGGACAGTGAAAAATGCCCGACGGACTTCCAGGATCATCTGGCTCTTGGTAGCCGCCGAGTGCATCCTGTTCCAGATGGATGACCTCCTGAAGGCCGGCAGCACGCCTGCTCCCATCTGCAGCCCCTTGGTGTTTTATTTCTCCATCAGGGCCGCAGCCCTCCTCAGGTCCCTCAGTTACTTCCTGGGCATTCTTCTAAGGATTGTCAACGTGTACTTCtactacaaaatattttttagcatGTCCAACAGATCCACGCTAAAAACAAAGTAA
- the LOC119717861 gene encoding uncharacterized protein isoform X1: MSSGCTGCSASFCSTRHYDSLGLVTKTWGARYSSLTSISMERDHMKDLRRYLVLKYIQYLVLSSSNAASTLLGLLGSLYVTIILQSAKVSSKSTAVLIASLAKADILVSVSVAAEMVAWTFDVAISSPAFASALLQNLLTANAHISALLLSCVALEAYLITFFPTESRHLRTVKNARRTSRIIWLLVAAECILFQMDDLLKAGSTPAPICSPLVFYFSIRAAALLRSLSYFLGILLRIVNVYFYYKIFFSMSNRSTLKTK, encoded by the exons ATGTCCTCCGGCTGTACCGGCTGCTCAGCATCCTTTTGCAGCACTCGTCATTACGACAGCCTGGGGCTCGTCACCAAGACCTGGGGTGCAAG GTATTCTTCCCTGACTAGTATTTCTATGGAGAGAGACCACATGAAAGATCTCAGAAGATACCTGGTACTTAAATATATCCAATACCTTGTCCTGTCTTCTTCAAACGCTGCCAGCACCCTTCTGGGCTTGCTGGGCAGCTTGTACGTGACAATCATCCTGCAGTCTGCAAAGGTTTCGTCCAAGTCCACCGCAGTTCTCATCGCGAGTCTAGCAAAAGCAGACATCCTGGTTTCTGTTAGCGTTGCTGCTGAGATGGTCGCGTGGACCTTTGATGTTGCTATCTCATCTCCAGCATTCGCCTCGGCCCTGCTGCAGAACCTGCTCACTGCAAACGCACACATCAGCgccttgctgctgagctgcGTTGCCCTCGAGGCTTACTTGATCACCTTCTTCCCCACAGAGTCTCGCCACCTGCGGACAGTGAAAAATGCCCGACGGACTTCCAGGATCATCTGGCTCTTGGTAGCCGCCGAGTGCATCCTGTTCCAGATGGATGACCTCCTGAAGGCCGGCAGCACGCCTGCTCCCATCTGCAGCCCCTTGGTGTTTTATTTCTCCATCAGGGCCGCAGCCCTCCTCAGGTCCCTCAGTTACTTCCTGGGCATTCTTCTAAGGATTGTCAACGTGTACTTCtactacaaaatattttttagcatGTCCAACAGATCCACGCTAAAAACAAAGTAA